Proteins from a single region of Hydra vulgaris chromosome 12, alternate assembly HydraT2T_AEP:
- the LOC136088405 gene encoding uncharacterized protein LOC136088405, producing the protein MFADDIVICSESREQVEVNLGRWRYALESRGMKVSKSKTEYMCLNERGDGGQVQLQGVDLVKVDEFTYFGSRVQSNGGSEREVKKRVQAGQCGWHKVSGVICDRRVSTRMNG; encoded by the coding sequence atgtttgctgatgacattGTGATCTGTAGTGAGAGTAGGGAGCAAGTGGAGGTAAACTTGGGAAGATGGAGGTATGCTTTGGAAAGTAGGGGAATGAAAGTGAGCAAGAGTAAAACAGAGTACATGTGTCTGAATGAGAGGGGAGACGGTGGACAGGTCCAGTTACAAGGAGTTGATTTGGTGAAGGTCGACGAGTTTACCTACTTTGGGTCGAGGGTACAGAGTAATGGAGGAAGTGAAAGAGAGGTAAAGAAGAGAGTGCAGGCAGGGCAGTGTGGATGGCACAAAGTGTCTGGTGTGATCTGTGATAGAAGGGTGTCGACTAGAATGAATGGTTAG
- the LOC136088404 gene encoding uncharacterized protein LOC136088404 yields the protein MATSDILNFTEIPTVDDGIKRFEFYEYEPIARTHLNSTGEIRINIEQQDLFTLPSEAYLLFEGRLLNLDRTAYANADAVALTNNGIMHLFSEIIYQLSNQNIESVYFPGQATTMLGMLKYPNDFQLAQGLNQLWYKDSSTTAVLADNSGKSDTGAIFRNALAAAGKVNLDKISLFMPHVIPSDLERVNIYKSIEPKVTLPVTFRARQCDTITVPQSTTFSWRLSVKTSPEKLRYIIVGFQTNKDGNPEVNSSIFDHCDLKNMYIILNQAKYPAADYNLSFPNHQFSRAYRDASVFSEKKKET from the exons atggcaacttctgatatattaaattttactgaAATCCCAACTGTGGATGATggaattaaaagatttgaatTCTATGAATATGAACCAATAGCTCGCACACATTTAAATAGCACTGGAGAAATAAGAATTAACATTGAGCAACAAGATTTGTTCACACTTCCATCTGAGGCTTATCTTTTGTTTGAAGGAAGACTTCTTAATCTTGATAGGACAGCTTATGCTAATGCAGATGCAGTGGCGCTTACAAATAATGGTATTATGCATTTATTCAGTGAAATAATATATCAATTATCAAACCAAAATATAGAGTCAGTTTATTTTCCAGGTCAAGCAACTACAATGTTAGGAATGCTTAAATACCCAAATGACTTTCAATTAGCACAAGGATTAAATCAATTGTGGTACAAAGATTCTTCAACAACAGCAGTACTTGCTGATAACTCAGG AAAAAGTGATACTGGAGCAATTTTCAGAAACGCTCTTGCAGCTGCAGGAAAAGTTAATCTTGATAAAATATCATTGTTCATGCCACATGTGATTCCATCAGATTTAGAGAgagttaatatttataaaagtattgaaCCAAAAGTGACACTTCCAGTAACTTTTCGCGCAAGGCAGTGTGATACTATAACTGTTCCACAATCTACAACGTTTTCTTGGAGACTTAGCGTAAAAACATCTCCAGAAAAACTAAGATACATCATTGTTGGATTCCAAACAAATAAGGATGGAAATCCAGAAGTTAATTCTTCcatatttgatcattgtgacttaaaaaatatgtacaTTATACTTAATCAAGCAAAATATCCAGCTGCTGACTATAACTTATCATTTCCAAATCATCAATTTTCAAGAGCCTATAGAGATGCATCTGTATTtagtgagaaaaaaaaagaaacataa